DNA sequence from the Parambassis ranga chromosome 1, fParRan2.1, whole genome shotgun sequence genome:
tGACTCAAAGATCGAAGCAAGGGAGAGAGATCCACCCAACAATGCTGTGACCGCACAAGTCAGTGTGACTCTTCTGGATGAGAACGACAATAATCCCACATTCACCAGCAGTGTGTacgaggggaaagtgtttgcaAATCAGACTGTGGGAATGTTGCTAGTCCAGGTAATTTGTGGCTAGATTTTTAATAGATGTTTTCTTTAACATCATATATTACAATTTGTTTCAAATAATTTACTTTCTGTTTGTCAGCTACACAATTTAAAGGGAATGGGCACTGTTTACGTTGTTATGACAGGCTTTCCATTTAAACTTGTGATCACTTCCAGCAGAAGCTTGTTCAGGATACTTTTTAAGGATCCTTTCTTTTAACCCTTTTCTTCAGATTAGTTCAGATTCAGGACACACCCACCTGCCATATAAAACCCAGAGTTGTACAAGTTAACAGATCTAGTGTGTGATTGCTAAAGTCTGCCATTACATAACCATTGTATCCCGGgatattgtgtttgtgttttggtatGTGATCTGATGGTCATTTGTATTATATAACTCAAAGGTGTTGGCAGAGGATCCTGATGATGGTGTCAATGGGCAGATCAAGTACACTATTGACTTCGGCAACAATGACAGATACTTCTCAATGGATGAAAACACCGGAGAGATCTCACTGGCGGAGACCATCCCTCTACAGGAAAACAGGATTTTGGAGTTCCCTCTCTACATAACAGCCAGAGACGGTAGatttgctgtaattcatgtgATTATTCATGTGATTATTTAGCCTGTTCGTTCAGTCCCACAGTCAATAATGTTCCATTTTCGCAGAATATTTGTTGTCTCTGTAACATCAAACACTTCACATTTAGCCATATTTTATGGATGTTTTAGTTCATAGAAACATTAGAGTGGCTAGTATGCTTCACAAAATAATTTGTTGTGGTGGTTTCCAACAGTATCTAAAAACCTGCGCCTACTAACTTTAATAACTGTAATTTCCTTGTTGAAAATATTAATCTTGTGTTAAAACACCACAGATGTCTTAGTTTAAAGAAAGCCGCTCATTACAGCCAAAAGGTTCCTCACGTGAAAAGGTGAGGACCACAGATGTCGTCTGACATTATAAAACCTAGTTTTCTTGAAGCACACTAAGACTGTTAGAAAGTTATCTAAATATCGGCACCAGAGTAGGCAGGCACTGACTGCAGCTGTTTCACACTGTGTCATTGTCTATCCTTCCTTTCCTCTAGGGGGCAGCATATCCCGGTCGTcttcagcacaggtgaacaTTCGTGCCCCAGGTTCCTCAAAACCTCAGTTTTTACAAAAGATTTACACAGGCACTGTAAAGGAGGAGCAAGACCCCGGTGTTACCATTCTTAGGGTAAGTTTCTCTCATGTAATATGAAGTTTTATGACCAAGCCTCAGTGGTGATTCTACAAATCAGCTGACATTAAACACCGTCTACTCGATCATGTTAACATTCAGTCACATTCTGAATTTTTAGGTCGACTTCCTCGCTATACCTGCTGAGAGCCCTGTGACTCTACGAGTTGAGACAGAATCTGACAACTTTGCAATCTCCTCCACTGGTGATTTAACCACAAAACAGAAGCTGGACTATGACGAGGCCCCACACCACTACTCTGTGGAAATCACCATCTCAGATGGTGTCAACACTGACAGAGCAGTTGTGGAGGTTGAAGTCACTGACGTCAATGATAACAGCCCTGTTTTTGCACCAAGTTCTGTCACAAAGTCTGTCCCTGAGGATACAGAGACAGGAACCAATGTGACGGTAGTTCAAGCTACAGACAAAGACAGTGGCTTCAACAAGGAGATCAGATACtcactgagaggaggagagggaaagttCTCCATTGATCCTGTGTCTGGGATCGTCAGTGTGGCTGGAGCACTAGACAGGGAGACTGAGGCACAGTATAATCTACAGGTAGTAGCTGAAGACCAGGGTCGTCCAGCCAGGTCTGCCACAGCCACCCTGCTGGTCCATGTGTCTGACATCAATGACAATGCTCCAAAGTTCACTGAGTCTGGGTATCAGATTGAAGTCTTAGAAACAGAGGTGGCTGGAGCAAGCTTGCTCACTCTATTAGCTGTGGATCCTGATGAAGGTGCAAATGGGAGAGTGAGGTACAGCATCTTCCATCAAAGCCCCTCATCAGACCCAGATGTTTTTCAGTTGGAGGCTTCCAGTGGGATCCTGCAGCTGGCCCAGCTTTTGGACTACAGCGAGGTGAAGGAGTACACTCTGAAGGTTCAGGCCTTTGATGGTGGGGATCCCTATATGGTTGCAAACAcctctgttgtggtgaaggtgaaggatGTGAACAACAACCCACCTGAGTTCAGTAAAGAAAGCTATGATGTGGCTGTCTCTGAGAACCTGGCAGGTGGTGCATCCATCCTGACCCTGGAGGTCACTGACAAGGATGAGGTGAGCTACATCAGCTGCTTCTTTTGTCACTGATGAAAGGCTGACGGTGAAACTGagatatttttaaaacatttcctcttcctcagggtGGATTCTCCAATGGTTACTTCATCTATACCAGTGATACCTTTGACATCAACAAACAGGGTGTTGTCAAACTGAAGACAGGCGCCACtttggacagagagacaaaggacaATTACATACTACAGGTACGTTTGAACAGAATgattctacttcctgtttttgtatgTTCCATTTGTTCTTGCTGATttagtgttgtttgtgtgtgttcaggttgtgGCAGTGGATCATGTCACTGATGGTCTGAGATCCACAGCTCAGCTCAACATCACCGTCCTGGACTACAATGACAACGCTCCACAGTTCCCCAGCATCCCTGACCCCCTGCAGATCCCAGAGGGCCACTACTCGGAGGAAGCTCCAAGAGAAGTCTTTGCCATTGTGCCCACTGACGCTGACCTCGGGCTCAATGGAGAAGTCACCATCTCCCTCAGCTCTCCACACCCGCTCTTCAAATTCAGAGAGGTGAGGAACATAAATGATTCATTTAACAATTTTGTCAATAGGCCTGATTGGAAAATTGATCCCAGACTGTCacaaattgtcatttttgtcaaCACAAATGCCTGTGTGAATCTTCTAGGCCTTAGTGTACAGAATGTTGTATTCATGTGTTGTATTGCAGGATGGGATGTTGCTCGCTGTTGGGGATTTGGATCGTGAGAGGAGGGACAGTTACGACCTGGTTGTTAGGGCTTCAGACAAAGGCACCCCACAGAGGCAGGTAAGAGATGCAGCTGGGAGGAGTGTAATGATGACTGGACTCTTCCAGACTCATCACAATGTGTGTCTCATTACTGAAATTTACACAATCCagaacaccaccaccatcagagTGAGCCTCATTGACGTCAACGATAACAGACCTGAGTTCAGCTCCAGCAGGTACGTCAGCAGCATCCTGCTGAAAGACGCAGAGAaagggaagctgctgctgacgaTGTCCGCCACTGACCAAGACATCGGGAACAACTCGCTTATCACCTACAGGTCAGTTTGTGTCAACTCAGCAGCAGCTAAGATCCTTAACTTGACTCTAGCTCTGCAAATAATTAGCATTATGGTTTGATTACATAATGTCCTTGTTAActgtatctgtatttttttttgtagtttttctgAAGGAAGTTCTCCATATTTGGCCTTAAACAGTGAGAGTGGGGAAGtgactttgacctctgacctttctgACATAACAGAAGACACCACTCTGCAGCTGACTGCCATGGCCAAAGACCACGGCCAGCCTCCTCTCAACTCCACAGGTCAGTGTGGTGGCATCTGGTGTCACCTTTTAAAGGGTAAACTATCAGTGTtagcatgtttttatgttttcatgcaGCTGCTGTGGTGGTGAATCTGAGGGTTGTCAGTCTGGTGGAGAATGTGGCCTTCCAGAGCTCCTCTTACAACTTCAACCTGCCTGAGAACCAGCCGGCGGGGGTGCTGGTGGGGAGGGTCTTTGCCTCTGCAGGAAGCAACATTTACAAAGTCACCTATGCACTGAAAACACAGGCTGACCTGTTCTCTGTCGATGCCAATGGAGCTATCACGACCACAACACAGCTGGACAGAGAAAAGCAGGAGTGGTACATCCTGGAGGTGGAGGCTGTGGACACACGGAGCCCCCCGACATCAGCAACAGCAGTGGTACGTCCTGtaaaatgcagctgttttaacaaTGACATTCTCTGCCTGAAAAATGCATGCTAAGCTAAAATGTATATGTTTAGCATGAGCTAATGGGTGGGGTCAGTTGGCCACAGCAGGGTGGATGAACCTCCAGTCTTATGTGGTATTAATAGGCTGATGtattgtgattgttttttctgtctcaggTCAGAGTTCAGGTGGAGGACGTGAACGAGCCTCCGCAGTTTCCCCCTGAGGTTTACAAAGCCTCTGTGTTCAGCATCGCCCCGTACAAAACCCCCATCATCTACGTCAAGGTGAACACATCCAGCTTCTATCACTTCCATGTATCAGAAAATATTGATACTATGTCGAGAATCTATTATATGATTATTGTTGCAGCTATCAAGGATAGGTGTGTACTTTGAACTGCTGTGTGGTTAATGTGTCAGTGAGCTGCCGTGAGATATGCAACATCATAAAGAAGCTGGAGGGAACAGATCCGTCCTATCAGAGGGGAGGCTATCTGAACTTTTCCAGCACTTTCCATGACATCAGCactaaaaacatttgaaatgacaAAGTTATGCAGTTTTTAGTTTTTCAGCCAAAGAAGaatgtttaatttgtttttcattttttatttttttaccatggcCCCTCCAGGCTTCAGACCCGGATGTTGGAGAGGAGGGTCAGCTGGTCTACAGCCTGTCAGGAGGCAGTTCTCACTTTGACGTGGAGCTATCCTCAGGTCTGGTGTACGTGGTTTCAGCGGCAGGCCTGGCgggacagacagctgcagtggagGTGAAAGCTACGGACCCCAGAGGACTGTCTGCTACAGCcagggtggaggtgggaggCAAACCAAAATGAGACATGTGCATGCTTAATAACACTAAGACATTCAGGTTTCAGGTAGTTCTGCAAATGTATCCACTCAGGATGTAAAATCTACTGAGCAGTGAACAGATTAATATAGAACAAACTCTTCTCTGTCCCCAGGTGGTGGTTCAGGGAAGTGCAAGCAGCAGTAACCTGGTGATTATCTCACTTAATCAGCCTGCTAACACTGTGGAGAAAAAGGTTCCTGAGCTGGAGAAGTAAGACAATGATTACAATcattttctgatttattttacaaatgtaTTTGCTATAATTTATGTTTGTATCCACTCAGGTCTTTGGGTAAAGCTCTGGGATGGACTGTGAACATCATCCAGGTGTCCAGTGCTAACGGAGGAACCCCCGAGTCCAGAATGCTGAGGGAGTCTGTCAGGACTTTGGTCAGCTTTGTTGCTGTGGATGGAGGGGAAGTTGTTTCCTCTGAGGTAGTCATAAAGTAAGAGTCTAGACGGTACTAATCATCTGTCCATCAATCGACCATTTCTTTGAAAGATATTTAAAGTTGTAACACATTTGATAAGTTAAGATTTTTTAATGCTTAAGTACCTAACCAGTTCCTTGAGTTGAATCAAACACCATCTGTCTGATCCACCAGGAGACTGCAGAGCCAGTCAGCTGCTGTGATGGCAGAGCTAACCCTGGTGTTTGGTGAGGGGATTCATTTTGACATTGAGACGAAGCCTGAGACGTCCTCCTCTGACCAGGCTGTGGTCATCGCTCTGGGTGTCCTTTTGGGTCTGAGCATGCTGGGATTGATTATCACTTCCACACTGATCATCAGGTGAGACTGGGCATCTGATGGGGTGGTGGAAGCTAACCTTCTAACTGTGATACAGTAAGGGTCGATGATTTCGTAaatttgcccactaacaaagaaatgatgagtctataatttcaatagtaggtttatttgaacaaaaaaaaatgtactttaatcaatcacagaggtcagacgtCTTGTAGTTGGCCACAAGCTCTGCACACATCTCAGGGGGGATTTTGTCCCATTCATCTTTGCAGATCCTCTCCAAGTCATTAATGTTTTGTGGGTGATGTTTGTCAACTCGAAccttcagctccctccacagATTTTCTATTGGATTAAGGTCTGGGGACTAACTAGGCCACTCCAAAACCTTAAtatgcttcttctttttcaatcctttgttgccttggcgtctgtctttgcagctttaacagcctgctggtaTGATGTGAGATCTTTTTGGAGGAGATCCCACGAAATTGTACgtttgtcctttttccatctcctctctgcctgcctacaTGCGCGTCTGAGCGCACGAGTGGACTCGTTGAGCCAAGGCTGTTTCTGCGGCCTTAGAAGCTTGAGAGTCATGGGCGCGACCGAATCCAAAATCTCAGAGCAAAGTGAAtcaaacatcattacacaatcATCCACACTGTGGCTGCTAAGATGATATAAAAAggagtttttaaaagcagcGGTAAACAGCTGGGGAGTTGAGGGATTAAAAACACGGAGACGGCGAACAGGAGCGGTGTTCATGGTGGCGggtgcaggcacagagagggagaataacACAGGTAGATGGTCAGATAAGAGGGAGTGTCCGATTTCAGTTATCTGTACATCCAGCCCATATGACAGCACAAGATCCAGAGTGTGGCCTTTCTCATATGTGTCGGCTCCAAAACGGACTGCGTGagattaaaagagtcaatgGTACTCAGAAAGTCtctgaccagaggtctgctctcacagcagacatgcacattAAGAGTGACACCCGACACAAAGTCCGCAAAGTCctgaacaaagtctttgttaaCTTTTGGTGGCCGATAGACCACCGCACAGAGACAGTCACGGGGAGCTTTACCTCGAAGAGTTGCAGCTCAAAGCTGGAGTAGCTGACAGCCAGAGATTGTTGGCAGTGGAATGAGGATTTAAATATTAAAGccagtcctcctcctttgcCAGTGGTACGTGGGGAGTTAAAATAATTACATCCAGCGGGGAGCAGCTCCGAGAAAGGTACCAGTTCTCCCTTATGTAGCCAAGTTTCCGTCAGgaacataaaatccagtttaCGCGAGGTAAGAAGTCGTTCAGGAGAAAAGTTTTGTTGGTGACGGACCTCACATTCAGCAGCgccagatttaaattaagagtgTCAGTCGAGGGCGAAGCAAGCTTCTGTGAGCGGAGATTCTGATGATCCACACCACGTCTACCTGTCCGTGGCCGCCGGctggcaggaggcagcagcagctgagcggtGTCCACCACACAGCCGACGCCGTGGTAGCTGTCGACCTCCGGGAACACCGGTCGGATCCATCGGGCCCTGATCGCCAGTGAGTGTAAAGCAGGATCATCCAGCAAAAGCAGATCACGACCAGGCACGCGAGCAGATCTCAGGAGAGCCTCGATCCTCACCCGGACGCCACCGCGTCTCCCCCGTCTCCTTCGGCGTTTCTTGCGGGTgagatacacaggagggcgcctcAGGAAGGCCGGTATTTCCTCAAGGAACGGAGGAGAGCTAGTCACCGGGTCAGTTTTAAGCTGATTGCAGAAGCATCCGATCTCAAGCAGAGTTTGCCGATCGTATGTGAGAAGCGAGAACACCTCTTGACAGCACAGGTAAAGCAGCatccacatgaaaaacacagagcacagcgaCAGACGGCCATAACCCCATCcatcctccctgtgatgcagtGCAGTACACCCCATGCATAATgtttcctcctccatgtttaaTAGTGGGGATGGTGTTCTTGGAGTCATAAGCAGCATTCCTCCTCCAAACAAGTTGAATTGAGTTGATGCCAAAGAGCtggattttggtctcatctgaccacaacactttcagccagtcctcctctgaatcattcagatgttcagtggcAAACTTCAGTACATGTGCTTTCTTGAGCAGAGCATGTTCCCAACTGTTTTCTTGGTGACTGTGGTCCCAGCTGCCTTGAGATCATTGACAGGTTCCTCCCGAGTATTTATTCTCATTATCACTGAAACTCCAAGAGGTGAGATCTTGCAtggagctgcagactgagggAGATcggcagttattttatgtttcttccatttgtgaatATTATATATGCACCAGCTGTTGTCACCTTCCCACCCAGCTGCTTGGTGATGGTCTTTAGTCCATTCCAGCCTTGCGTAGCTCCACAGTCCTGTCCCTGACAAccttggaaagctctttggtcttggccaggACAGTGGACAGGagtcttttatacaggtaaggagctgagagggctcccagtgTCCGCTCCTTACCTGTTTAAAATACACCTGGGAATCTGGCTGATTGATGGAGGATCAACTTtcttcattcatgaaaatgtgaattgatgtataaccttttaaaaatatagactgatcatttctgtgTTATTGGGCAAACTTCAAATCACCTTTTCCCTAACTGTAatcatgtgtttgtgctgccaGGTTCAAGAGGAAGCATACCCAGGACTCTGACCGGAGGAGCTTAGACTTTGACATTAACTTTGGCAAAGACATTGAGCTTTCTGTTTGAAGTctgcagaacaacaacagaaataatacacatttaaaaataatcctGTGATAAAGGTTTATCAGGAACAGCACCACAGACTGTTCTTGTCGTTTTTCAACATTCTTCAAGCAGATGGAAACAACCACCACCTATGAAAACCACTACAAAAAGCtcatgtgttgttgctcctcaaattatttattcttataaaaGTGAAATGTAATAAATTCTTCTTAAGTGCTGGTTTtgggttaataataataataatgagttcACTTGCTGCTTATCATAAATGTGTAACAGCAGCCACAATACAAACTTAACTGGGGTGTGTATTTATTACCTAAAAGCAGGTTCATGTACCTCAGTACTGTGTTATGTTactattttttaaatgaacatgtttgaACTCTGTCACATGACGCCCTCTGGTGTCacatcagtgttgttttttttgttttctaatgTTTTAAAGTTGTAAAGTTttcaactgttcctcttgttTAGTCTTGGTGGCTTTATGGTAGTGACCTGTGGATCTattgtataaaataaaaaagctggAAAAAATACGAGCCTGTTTGAGAGACTCCTGGTTATTCCCATTCCCCCCACGTCCCAGATGCTTTAGTTAAGACACTCAGGTGGACAAAGAAGTAGCAGCAGGGTGTGATTTAATTTTTCCTCACATCAGATAAGCTGTGAAGTTGATGTCAATGAGCCGAGGCATAAAATTACCACACGTTTACCATTCAGAATATTAGCATGTAGGAAAATCAAATCACTCTAAGCTGCTTCTACTGAGTGACACTGTACTGAGACTCTCAGCAGGCTTAGTAGAAAACACAACCAACATGGACACCGGTGGTGAGATCTGGACTTGTTTTGTTCTTGTATccatttgtgtctgttttgttgcTGGAAGTCCAATAGGTGAGTAAAAAAATGGACCCATGTGGAACAGATTTTATTTCAAACCATAAACTGGGAGGAACAGGGCTGTTCGATTTCAGCTACAATTAAGGATTGTTTACAGAAATCCAGAAATCGTTTTGAAAATTGTCAGTAGAGACACATACAGGCACGTTTCTGTGTTCAAATCTGTTCTTGTAAATCATTTAATGATTTTACCCAAAATAGATATTATGGTTAGATCTGGGCTTAGACACACATTGTGTATCAGTCACACATTGTTCCAGCTGTGACCAAGCTGTTTTTAAACTTAACTCTCTAACAACAGAAGTGATTTTATGCCTTATTTTAACTGGTAATCAATACCCATATCACACCCCTAAGATTTAAGATTCAGCCTTTCAAAGTCCAGTGTGGATAACATGACACACTGTACAATAAAAAACAGCATTCATGCACTGATAAACAACCAAAGAGTCATGGCAACAACAGTCGTGGGCAACTCTCGACCAAAATGTGCTGGCTATTGTAAGGCGGCCAAGGCCATGAATCTGCATCCAGTAGTAAGAGATTTAAGggacattttttatgtattgCACTTCTATTCCACTTTATTGTTTTAACCTTCAAATGAAAATATTTGATGTGCCGCCGCTTTGGCAGCTGCTGAAAAGCCAACACAATAATGCAGTTGTATATCATAATATAGTCTTAATAGAGTCATCTGAGTATATTTTGTTTTAGTTCCTGGTCTCTCAGTTAATGCAACACACCAAATGAAGACACTTATATTTAATATTGTGCAAACTTGACAAATAAATATTATCACAATTAATAATAAGAAATAATCTAGCAAATGTAGCACATGTAGCAATGTGCCTATCACAGAGAAGATCAGTCTGATGGCTTGAACTTTGGAAATGTTTCCGTCACTTTGTTGAGTCTGCCTGATGGTTCCCTTCTGGCTGAGCACCACTCTTCTGCTGTTGGACCAAATTCAACCATGCAACATTTaattccattttatttgcaTAGTGCTTTTTACAGCGAGACTACAGAAACACAGGGCCTTATCCCAGGCAAGCTATCAAGGGATTACTTTTAGTCATCCTACTCTAATGTTTCTTCTGTATTGTGTCTGTTTCTTAAGGTACTTCAACCATAAATTGTGCTGGGGTGAGCGATTCtctgcatgtgggtgcagtTGATGAAGGATACACAGGTAACGTCCCTTTAAACGTCTAATGATGAGTCATACCATTCCTATGTCCATCACCTGTGAGGTTTATTCTGTCCTCTTGACCCATGGTGCTACAGGGGATGTAGAGCTGGTGAGTGGTATTGAAGCAGGCAGCATAATGAAGCTGGTGCCATACCTCTTTCCTGTCCACCTTGAATACCTGGAGCTGAGCTTCACACCCGGGGACACCAGCGCAACTGCTCACACCAAGAAGCCACTGGATGCAGACACGCTGGCGTCTGTGAGTTGCTGCAGATCTGTCTCACAGATGTTATATATTATGTATAATATCattatgtttatattattttatgtgCAGCAGTTTGTCTGATTATACAAATAACACACTATGCTCCTGTTTTTTTAGAGTGACAGCACCTTGTATTATTCTATCATGTGTGGTGGTGTTATTAAGGTGGGTACATTTTCCAAAGCTTCACTTAGTAAGCAGTAAAActagaaacagaaataa
Encoded proteins:
- the LOC114438587 gene encoding protocadherin Fat 4-like; the protein is MDTGGEIWTCFVLVSICVCFGTGSPIGTSTINCAGVSDSLHVGAVDEGYTGDVELVSGIEAGSIVKLVPYLFPVHLEYLELSFTPGDTSATVHTKKPLDADTLASSDSTLHYSIMCDGDIKYNNPRTLKINDLNDNSPIFEKTHYATTVSETQSVDTEVLRVKAVDADSTAANNRVTYSMEPPSEAFVLINSGAFILKRRLNYNQVKKYNFTVTAQDNWGLSDTASVVIDVEDFDNLYPFFSHSLYHAFIPENQAGVFRTIQPEAIKAQDGDTGINMTLTYSITSVSPEKYERNFGIDTSSGVLSVVTAIDREEMDSSLISVYIKAAQTDDSLKTAVAVVSVTVEDVNDNVPEFDQASYSVTLLENSPVDTVVFKTVVTDLDQGGFVGTLQIVPESAPFSISSDGTVRVKNSTALDREATEKITFQIEARERDPPNNAVTAQVSVTLLDENDNNPTFTSSVYEGKVFANQTVGMLLVQVLAEDPDDGVNGQIKYTIDFGNNDRYFSMDENTGEISLAETIPLQENRILEFPLYITARDGGSISRSSSAQVNIRAPGSSKPQFLQKIYTGTVKEEQDPGVTILRVDFLAIPAESPVTLRVETESDNFAISSTGDLTTKQKLDYDEAPHHYSVEITISDGVNTDRAVVEVEVTDVNDNSPVFAPSSVTKSVPEDTETGTNVTVVQATDKDSGFNKEIRYSLRGGEGKFSIDPVSGIVSVAGALDRETEAQYNLQVVAEDQGRPARSATATLLVHVSDINDNAPKFTESGYQIEVLETEVAGASLLTLLAVDPDEGANGRVRYSIFHQSPSSDPDVFQLEASSGILQLAQLLDYSEVKEYTLKVQAFDGGDPYMVANTSVVVKVKDVNNNPPEFSKESYDVAVSENLAGGASILTLEVTDKDEGGFSNGYFIYTSDTFDINKQGVVKLKTGATLDRETKDNYILQVVAVDHVTDGLRSTAQLNITVLDYNDNAPQFPSIPDPLQIPEGHYSEEAPREVFAIVPTDADLGLNGEVTISLSSPHPLFKFREDGMLLAVGDLDRERRDSYDLVVRASDKGTPQRQNTTTIRVSLIDVNDNRPEFSSSRYVSSILLKDAEKGKLLLTMSATDQDIGNNSLITYSFSEGSSPYLALNSESGEVTLTSDLSDITEDTTLQLTAMAKDHGQPPLNSTAAVVVNLRVVSLVENVAFQSSSYNFNLPENQPAGVLVGRVFASAGSNIYKVTYALKTQADLFSVDANGAITTTTQLDREKQEWYILEVEAVDTRSPPTSATAVVRVQVEDVNEPPQFPPEVYKASVFSIAPYKTPIIYVKASDPDVGEEGQLVYSLSGGSSHFDVELSSGLVYVVSAAGLAGQTAAVEVKATDPRGLSATARVEVVVQGSASSSNLVIISLNQPANTVEKKVPELEKSLGKALGWTVNIIQVSSANGGTPESRMLRESVRTLVSFVAVDGGEVVSSEVVIKRLQSQSAAVMAELTLVFGEGIHFDIETKPETSSSDQAVVIALGVLLGLSMLGLIITSTLIIRFKRKHTQDSDRRSLDFDINFGKDIELSV